The following proteins are co-located in the Mesorhizobium sp. M1E.F.Ca.ET.045.02.1.1 genome:
- a CDS encoding HlyD family efflux transporter periplasmic adaptor subunit has product MRINWTKRITGAAVVAMIVAAGLWFAWPQPILVDLAAVARGPMEATVDDEAKTEVRHVYTVSAPIAGKVLRISPPRHVGDQVTKDETVVAVMQAATPSFHDVRTHEELLAALGAAEAAVTFAQAEVKRLEAALGYSRTELERAEKLAKTGAISQGALDKARFEVDTNEAALASAKAQVEVRGNEQAMIQTRLGQPAEDATQSDPACCIQLHAPVSGRILKIVQESEGMVQPGAPLVEIGDPLDLQVVADLLSTDAVQIRPGAAVRIDGWGGSALRGKVTRVDPAGFLKVSALGIEEQRVRTEIDFVDPPETWSQLGHDYRVIVHVESWRDDNVLSVPVAALFRKGDDWAVYLAKNGRARTTVVKIGHRNSRVAEVESGLSEGDEVVLHPSDRVGDGIAVRERNVR; this is encoded by the coding sequence ATGCGCATCAATTGGACGAAAAGGATAACCGGCGCCGCAGTTGTCGCCATGATCGTTGCGGCAGGACTCTGGTTCGCCTGGCCCCAGCCCATCCTCGTCGATTTGGCGGCGGTGGCCAGGGGCCCGATGGAGGCCACTGTCGATGACGAGGCCAAGACCGAGGTGCGCCACGTCTATACGGTATCCGCGCCGATCGCCGGCAAGGTTCTCAGAATCTCGCCGCCGCGCCATGTCGGCGACCAGGTCACCAAGGACGAAACCGTGGTGGCGGTGATGCAGGCCGCTACCCCCAGCTTTCATGATGTCCGCACACATGAGGAGTTGCTGGCGGCGCTCGGCGCGGCCGAGGCGGCCGTGACGTTCGCGCAAGCGGAAGTAAAGCGGCTCGAAGCGGCGCTCGGGTATTCTCGCACGGAACTCGAGCGGGCCGAAAAGCTCGCCAAGACCGGGGCGATATCGCAGGGGGCTCTCGATAAGGCGAGGTTCGAAGTCGACACCAACGAGGCGGCCTTGGCGAGCGCGAAGGCGCAGGTCGAAGTCCGGGGCAACGAGCAGGCGATGATCCAGACGCGGCTCGGCCAGCCTGCCGAGGATGCCACACAATCAGATCCGGCCTGCTGCATCCAACTTCATGCTCCAGTGAGCGGCCGCATCCTGAAGATCGTTCAGGAGAGCGAGGGCATGGTCCAGCCGGGCGCGCCGCTTGTCGAGATCGGCGACCCGCTCGACCTGCAGGTGGTGGCGGACCTGCTTTCGACCGATGCAGTGCAGATAAGACCCGGTGCGGCGGTCCGGATCGACGGCTGGGGAGGGTCTGCGCTTCGAGGCAAGGTGACACGAGTCGATCCAGCCGGCTTCCTCAAGGTCTCAGCGCTTGGGATCGAGGAGCAGCGTGTCCGCACCGAGATCGACTTCGTCGATCCTCCCGAAACATGGTCGCAGCTAGGACACGACTACCGTGTGATCGTGCACGTGGAGAGTTGGCGGGACGATAATGTCCTCAGCGTGCCGGTGGCGGCACTGTTTCGAAAGGGCGACGACTGGGCCGTGTATCTCGCCAAGAACGGACGGGCGCGTACGACCGTGGTCAAGATCGGTCACCGGAACAGCAGGGTGGCCGAGGTCGAGTCCGGCCTGTCGGAAGGCGATGAGGTCGTGCTGCACCCGAGCGACCGGGTGGGCGACGGCATAGCTGTGCGCGAGCGGAACGTTCGATAG